A single window of Oceanococcus atlanticus DNA harbors:
- a CDS encoding TolC family outer membrane protein has protein sequence MKHPHRLGLVLAFAAFSSSANMLEDLYQQALDYDAQYQSSRAEYQANLQSKGALRAAILPQLTASGTAQRQRDEITASTIPQYVGESYATSYSAALRLSQPIFNWAAFAQYKQIGDRLGQAETGLAAADQELILRVTSAYFDWLAAEDSLRFAKAEKEAIGQQLQQAKSRYEVGLSAITDVQEAQARFDASRAQEIVAASRLRSAREALQVITGTRPDSPQPLRTPLEVAPPEPAAPEAWVDQAMQNNLNLKQFEFSSRIAYQQIREKQSSQLPQLNLFAEHQINDQSDTPQGLESETSVVGLQLEIPLFRGGGALAAVRESRFRYEQSEADLLRARRETVQLARDAYDGVVTGEVQVSALRQAVTSAETALEAIEAGFKVGSRTSVDVLNAQRELFGAQRDLSRARYDYLLSVLRLKQAVGALAYADLQQVDAMLIN, from the coding sequence GTGAAGCACCCCCACCGACTCGGCCTGGTGCTGGCATTTGCCGCATTTTCCAGCTCGGCAAACATGCTGGAAGACCTCTACCAACAAGCGCTGGACTATGACGCTCAATACCAGAGCTCGCGCGCAGAATACCAAGCAAATCTGCAAAGTAAGGGCGCTTTGCGCGCTGCCATTCTCCCGCAGTTGACGGCTAGCGGCACTGCACAACGCCAGCGTGATGAAATTACTGCCAGCACAATTCCGCAGTACGTGGGGGAGTCCTACGCAACGTCCTATTCAGCTGCATTACGCCTGAGCCAACCGATCTTCAACTGGGCCGCGTTTGCGCAATACAAGCAGATCGGCGACCGCCTCGGCCAGGCCGAAACCGGGCTGGCAGCGGCCGACCAGGAACTGATTTTGCGCGTCACCAGCGCTTACTTTGACTGGCTGGCCGCAGAAGACAGCCTGCGCTTCGCCAAGGCTGAGAAAGAGGCCATTGGTCAGCAGCTGCAGCAGGCCAAGAGTCGCTACGAAGTTGGCTTGTCAGCGATCACCGACGTACAGGAAGCTCAGGCGCGCTTTGACGCGAGTCGCGCGCAGGAAATTGTGGCAGCTTCCAGGCTACGCTCCGCTCGCGAGGCCCTGCAGGTCATCACCGGGACCCGCCCTGACAGCCCGCAGCCGCTCAGAACGCCGCTAGAAGTTGCCCCGCCCGAGCCCGCCGCTCCAGAAGCCTGGGTTGACCAGGCCATGCAAAACAACCTCAACCTCAAGCAGTTCGAATTCAGCTCACGCATTGCGTATCAGCAAATCCGTGAGAAACAGTCTTCTCAGCTGCCTCAGTTGAATCTTTTCGCCGAACACCAAATCAACGATCAATCGGACACGCCACAAGGGCTGGAATCGGAAACCAGTGTTGTCGGTCTGCAACTGGAGATTCCGCTGTTCCGTGGCGGTGGCGCACTTGCCGCCGTGCGTGAATCACGCTTCCGTTACGAACAGTCCGAAGCCGACCTGCTGCGTGCCCGCCGCGAGACTGTGCAACTGGCCCGCGACGCCTACGATGGCGTGGTCACCGGCGAGGTTCAGGTGTCCGCACTGCGCCAGGCCGTGACATCGGCCGAGACTGCACTGGAAGCCATTGAAGCAGGCTTCAAGGTTGGTTCGCGCACCTCGGTCGATGTGCTCAACGCGCAGCGTGAGCTGTTCGGCGCGCAACGCGATCTGTCCCGTGCGCGCTACGATTACCTGCTCAGCGTACTGCGCCTGAAGCAGGCCGTTGGCGCCCTGGCTTACGCCGACCTGCAGCAGGTCGACGCGATGCTGATCAACTAG
- a CDS encoding branched-chain amino acid transaminase has protein sequence MTSMADRDGLIWYDGELVPWRDATTHVLTHTLHYGMGVFEGVRAYETPRGTAIFRLQEHTKRLFNSARILNMTIPFSVEEINQAQIAAVRENKLASAYMRPMVFYGSEGMGLRADNLKTHVIVAAWTWGAYLGADNMERGIRIRTSSYTRHHVNVTMCRAKANGNYINSMLALQEAVRDGYDEALLLDTEGYVAEGSGENIFAVFDGELHTPTLLSALDGITRKTIFTLADELGIKVVERRMTRDELYVADEAFFTGTAAEVTPIRELDGRTIGCGSRGPLTEKLQSLYFDHVSGKRDDHPEWLTYVD, from the coding sequence ATGACATCTATGGCCGACCGTGATGGTCTGATCTGGTATGACGGTGAGTTGGTGCCGTGGCGTGACGCCACCACCCACGTACTGACGCATACATTGCATTACGGCATGGGTGTCTTCGAAGGTGTACGCGCGTACGAAACCCCCCGTGGCACGGCCATTTTTCGCCTGCAGGAACACACCAAGCGGCTGTTCAACTCCGCCCGTATCCTCAACATGACGATTCCGTTCTCGGTGGAGGAGATCAATCAGGCGCAGATCGCTGCGGTGCGCGAGAACAAACTGGCTTCCGCTTACATGCGGCCGATGGTGTTCTACGGATCCGAGGGCATGGGGCTGCGTGCCGACAACCTCAAGACCCACGTGATCGTGGCGGCCTGGACCTGGGGCGCTTATCTGGGCGCGGACAACATGGAGCGCGGCATTCGTATCCGCACCAGCTCCTACACGCGCCACCATGTGAACGTGACCATGTGCCGGGCCAAGGCCAACGGCAACTACATCAATTCCATGCTGGCCCTGCAGGAAGCGGTGCGTGACGGTTACGACGAAGCCCTGCTGCTGGACACCGAGGGCTACGTGGCCGAAGGGTCAGGTGAAAACATCTTTGCGGTGTTTGATGGTGAGCTGCATACCCCGACCCTGTTGTCGGCGCTGGATGGCATCACCCGCAAGACCATCTTCACCCTGGCCGATGAGCTGGGCATCAAGGTGGTCGAGCGGCGTATGACCCGAGATGAGCTATACGTCGCCGATGAAGCCTTCTTTACCGGCACGGCTGCGGAAGTGACCCCGATTCGTGAGCTTGACGGTCGCACCATCGGCTGCGGCAGCCGCGGCCCGCTGACCGAAAAGTTGCAGTCCCTGTACTTCGATCACGTCAGCGGCAAGCGTGATGATCATCCGGAATGGCTGACCTACGTCGATTGA
- a CDS encoding 3-deoxy-D-manno-octulosonic acid kinase: MIEERVVAVDDDWIIFDPGLIVEPTPASFDPAAWGRAVVGSAEGRSSAWFIEHEEQAWVLRHYWRGGLPGKLFKDKYFYPGRERARPFREWRVLVQAHADGVNVPRPVAARLHRHSLLNYSGDILMQRIVGAHSLADKLADGSMTPALWDAMAMAIARCHQAGYWHADLNARNLLCRDGQWWLIDFDRARKRTAGTWGYENIRRLKRSLDKLSAAGELRYSRQQWRDFVEAWHVGLCGPG; encoded by the coding sequence GTGATTGAAGAGCGTGTCGTCGCCGTCGACGATGACTGGATCATTTTTGATCCCGGTCTGATTGTCGAGCCAACCCCGGCGTCGTTCGATCCGGCGGCATGGGGTCGTGCGGTGGTGGGCAGTGCCGAGGGGCGCTCCAGCGCCTGGTTCATTGAGCACGAGGAGCAAGCCTGGGTGCTGCGCCACTACTGGCGCGGTGGCTTGCCCGGTAAGCTGTTCAAGGACAAATATTTCTATCCCGGCCGCGAGCGTGCGCGCCCCTTCCGTGAATGGCGGGTGTTGGTTCAGGCGCACGCCGATGGCGTCAATGTACCGCGCCCGGTGGCGGCGCGGCTTCATCGCCACAGCCTGCTCAACTACAGCGGTGACATTCTCATGCAGCGCATCGTCGGGGCGCATTCGCTGGCCGACAAGCTGGCTGATGGCAGCATGACGCCGGCGCTGTGGGATGCCATGGCCATGGCGATTGCCCGTTGTCATCAGGCCGGTTACTGGCATGCGGACCTCAACGCACGCAATCTGCTGTGCCGTGACGGGCAGTGGTGGTTGATCGATTTCGACCGCGCGCGCAAGCGCACGGCGGGGACCTGGGGCTACGAGAATATCCGTCGGCTCAAGCGCTCGCTGGACAAGCTGAGTGCGGCTGGCGAACTGCGCTATTCACGCCAACAATGGCGTGATTTCGTGGAGGCCTGGCACGTGGGGCTGTGCGGGCCGGGCTGA
- a CDS encoding 3-deoxy-D-manno-octulosonic acid transferase: MRYRLLIYLLTPLALAFMWWRGRKEPAWREGWAQRWGRNLPQADAQQAPLWIHAASVGEVNSAASLLAEVQQRWPHCPLYLTAFTPTGVARLRTLVPAARVSLLPLDLPGAMARFVNTLKPRALVVLETECWPHMLEACARRNVPVIWLSGRLRASSVSGMHKLFGQTLLHRAFAGIQAWGVQSADDAERFKALGAPDERVQVTGSLKFDLNIASDLTERARQWRDCAGERPLWLAASTHAGEEELVVEAHQAVRAVYPDALLVLAPRHPRRRAEVEAVLQGAGQDWRLRSESATPEAASVYLVDTLGELMLFYAACDVAFVGGSLVPVGGHNLLEPAALGAPVITGAYVDSCADVAAALEQEGALLRVNAEQTLAARVLQCLDDEPALQRMGHAGQAFARRNRGALARSLELLAPLVDGPS, encoded by the coding sequence ATGCGTTACCGCCTGCTGATCTATCTCCTGACCCCGCTGGCACTTGCGTTCATGTGGTGGCGCGGGCGCAAGGAGCCGGCCTGGCGTGAGGGCTGGGCGCAACGCTGGGGGCGCAATCTGCCGCAAGCCGATGCGCAGCAGGCGCCGCTGTGGATCCACGCGGCGTCGGTGGGGGAGGTCAATTCTGCAGCCTCCTTGCTGGCCGAGGTGCAGCAACGCTGGCCACACTGTCCGCTGTATCTCACGGCCTTCACCCCGACCGGTGTGGCGCGTTTGCGCACGCTGGTGCCGGCGGCGCGGGTCAGCCTGTTGCCGCTGGACTTGCCGGGCGCCATGGCGCGTTTCGTGAACACGCTCAAGCCGCGCGCACTGGTCGTGCTCGAGACCGAATGCTGGCCGCATATGCTTGAGGCCTGTGCCCGACGCAATGTTCCTGTGATCTGGCTGAGTGGGCGTCTGCGCGCCAGCTCGGTGAGCGGCATGCACAAATTATTTGGTCAGACGCTATTGCATCGTGCCTTTGCCGGCATCCAGGCGTGGGGTGTGCAGAGCGCGGATGATGCCGAACGTTTCAAAGCCCTGGGTGCGCCGGACGAGCGCGTGCAGGTGACCGGCTCACTCAAATTTGATCTGAACATTGCGTCCGACCTGACCGAGCGCGCGCGACAATGGCGCGACTGTGCCGGTGAGCGCCCGCTGTGGCTTGCTGCAAGCACCCATGCGGGTGAGGAAGAGCTGGTGGTGGAGGCGCATCAGGCGGTGCGTGCGGTGTATCCCGATGCATTACTGGTACTGGCGCCGCGTCATCCGCGCCGCCGCGCCGAGGTGGAGGCTGTGCTTCAGGGTGCCGGGCAGGACTGGCGCCTGCGCAGTGAAAGTGCCACGCCCGAGGCTGCGTCGGTGTATCTGGTCGATACGCTGGGCGAGTTGATGCTGTTCTATGCCGCCTGCGATGTGGCTTTTGTCGGTGGCAGTCTGGTGCCTGTTGGTGGCCACAACCTGCTTGAGCCGGCCGCGCTGGGTGCGCCGGTGATCACGGGGGCTTATGTGGACAGTTGCGCCGATGTCGCCGCAGCGCTGGAGCAGGAGGGTGCGCTGCTGCGTGTGAATGCAGAGCAAACTCTGGCGGCGCGTGTGCTGCAGTGTCTGGATGATGAGCCTGCGCTTCAGCGCATGGGCCACGCCGGGCAGGCATTTGCCCGGCGTAACCGAGGGGCCTTGGCGCGCAGCCTGGAATTGCTGGCGCCGCTGGTGGATGGGCCTAGTTGA